From Qipengyuania psychrotolerans:
TGGCTGGAAATGACCGAGGCACTAGCCCATGTCGGCCACTGGCGGATGACCTTCGCTGATAACGAACTTTTCTGGAGCGAAGAAACCTATCGTATCCATGGCTGGCCCCAGGACCGCACGCCGACTCTGGCTGACGCAACTTCGGTATATCATCCCGATGATCGCCAAGCCGTTGTGGATGCCGTGGAAACGGCGCGACGAACTGGTGAGCCTTACCGTTTCCGCGCCCGCCTGATCCGCCCGGATGGGGATGTCCGCCATGTCGAAGCGGTCGCGCAGATCGAGAATAACGCCGACGGAATGCCGCTCGCGATGTTTGGCGTGTTCGCTGACCGCACCGAGGAGGAGAAGATGCGCCGCGCCTTGGTTAAGGCGAGTGATAGCGCTTTTGCTGCTGCAAACGCCAAGTCGACTTTCCTGGCCAACATGAGCCACGAGATCCGCACGCCCATGAATGGTGTCGTCGGTTTCTCGGACCTTCTGTGCCGAAGCGACCTGCCGCCGCGCGAACGTCAGTTTGCCGAAATAATCTCGGACTCGGCTCGCTCGATGACCTTGCTGCTCAACGACATCCTCGACTTGTCCAAAATCGAAGCCGGCCAACTGGAGATGCGCGAACAGCCGACCGATATTGGCCAACTCCTTCACCATGTCGCTCGTCTGGTGCGCAACGAGGCGCAGGAGAAGGGCCTCGAGCTCACGCTGGACATTGCCGAAGGCCTCCCCGACCACTGCCTGACTGATCCGCTTCGCCTGCGCCAAGTGCTATCGAACCTTCTCGGAAATGCCATCAAATTCACCGATGCAGGGTTCGTGGCCATTCATGCACACTGGCGGGACGAAGTCCTGAGCATCTCCATCCGGGATTCGGGCATCGGCATTTCGCAACAGGACATCGACAAGATATTCGATTCTTTCGGACAGGGCGGCAACCATACTTACAATGCCCAGGGAGGCACCGGTCTCGGTCTTGCCATTTCGCGACAACTGGCAACCGCGCTCGGCGGATCTTTGACTGTCGAAAGTCAATTGAGTGAAGGGAGCGTATTCAAACTGCAATTGAGAGCGATACAAGTCGAAGGCCAACTCCCGAAGGCCCTAGGAATGCCTCAGGATGAAGATATTTCCTCACCCGATAGATCCCTCAATCGCCGCGTTCTTCTGGCGGAGGATTTCGACGTCAACCAAATGCTGGTCCAAGCCATGGCAGAACAGGCCGGCATCGATTTGGTTGTCGCGGAAAATGGGCAAGTTGCGCTGGCCAAGGTTCAGCAAGCAGAGGCGGAGGGGCGGCCGTTCGCATTAATCCTCATGGACTTGCAGATGCCCGTGATGGATGGACACGATGCGACCATACGATTGCGCAGCAAGGGATATGATGCGGCAGAACTGCCGATAATCGCGATGACAGCTAATGCCTTTGCTGACGATATTTCGGAGTGCAAAAAGATCGGCATGCAGGATCATTTAGCCAAGCCTGTGAATTTCGACCAATTCCAGACCATGCTTGAAAAATGGCTACCCTCCGACCACCGCCACGCCGCTTGAGAGAAGTGATGGCCTACAATGTCGGTAACTCAGTGCTGCTACCCCTTGAAAGTTAGATCCCGCTAAAATGATGCCAGCAGGTCCGTTTCGGTAGTTTAACCCATCGCCCACGGTCTTCTGCCTAGGAGTTATCTTGGGGGGTCAGCTTGCCGCTGAGCTTCAACAATCCAAGACCTGCTGGCCAAGTGGCAAAACCACAGGACCTGAGTTCAATTTGGGAAAGTCATAGCTGGGCCCATCATTGATAAGTTGAGTTAAGACTCACAGCACTCAATTATTGGATAAGCTTCAGTGGTAGAAGAGCAAATATGCATCAATCGTGCAAGAAGGGTGCGCCGTAGTTCAATCTCATGATGTGAGCACTTAAGGTGTCACGAAGTAGCCGTTCAGGGCAGGACGGCACAGAACGGATTTGATATTGATCAAAGCGGTGAGGAAGCCAGCCCCGCAGTCGCGCAACTCGGGTAGATATTGCCAGATCTTCGATGTTGAGTTGCTCTTCAGAAATTTGCGCGGACTCTGCCAGCAAAGAGATGTTGCCGAAGTCGCTAGCGGTGGCTTGTCCAAGCAGACCCATCTTACGGCCAAGCCGGTACCGGCGCCCTGAATTGCGAGTAACCACATTAGCAGCCATCATCCTAGCGTGGGCAAGGTCTGGAGAAAGGTGCCGACACAGCATCGTATCTGTACAATCAGCGAAATATTGAGCGCAGGCACTTATGATCATGCCCAAGTCACTTCCATGTGCCACGAAGTTGAGCATTCGAGGCAGCTCAGAGATCGTCAGTAACGGTGAATTGTCGTTGAGGGAGAGCGATACATTCATACCGCGCGCTCAACACTACATACGGACGATTCTGGCAATCAGGGCGAATGCGTAGCGAAAAAATAGTGGGTTGACCAAGCTGATGGCCCGGCCACGCTGAATGATTGGTGGCCGCCCCTGCTGCGCTTACGCTATGTGCGATAAATGGAGACACAATGCCTAGCGGAAAGGCTATTCCTTTTTTGATCGTAAATCTGTTCCGAACTCGCGATCAAGAAGTTGCGCTACACGTTCCATGGCGACCCGCATTTCTCCGCCCTCAAATCGTTCGGCGTCCTGTCGGACAAAATCGCCCGGGGAAATTTCCCTTTGATAACCCGCTGCACGGCGATCATAATCTTTCATCGCTTGCTGGAGGCGGACAGGATCACGAAGCCGACGCTCTCCAGCAGCTTGGGATAGGTCCGCTACCAACTTTGCAGCCTTCGCAAGATTTAAGAGCTCATCGTCCACTTTGCCCTGCTTTCCGTAATATTTGTTTGACCACATGTTTTCCGGAAAACTTAATTTAGTCAATGATCCCGGCCGCGACGCCAAAATCAACCTATTTGATCACATCTCACTTCTTGGCCCTGGCTTCTGTGCGGCGCAGGAAACGGGACTATATCCGAAACCGAAACCGGTTCTGTCTCGACAGGGATCAAAGCTTGCATCGAACTCCAAAGAAGCCATACGCTGGCCAAAATTCGTATGCGGAAAAGCAAGGGGGGCTAGACGTGAC
This genomic window contains:
- a CDS encoding PAS domain-containing hybrid sensor histidine kinase/response regulator, translating into MKQRLEPKFAAVAALYMIGCLIFLGTHFTFDPFGLSNHGSVLIALLGAALLVLIAKERILPKSALLSRQHLKELAIQAEQNAGHLEKQVEWLEMTEALAHVGHWRMTFADNELFWSEETYRIHGWPQDRTPTLADATSVYHPDDRQAVVDAVETARRTGEPYRFRARLIRPDGDVRHVEAVAQIENNADGMPLAMFGVFADRTEEEKMRRALVKASDSAFAAANAKSTFLANMSHEIRTPMNGVVGFSDLLCRSDLPPRERQFAEIISDSARSMTLLLNDILDLSKIEAGQLEMREQPTDIGQLLHHVARLVRNEAQEKGLELTLDIAEGLPDHCLTDPLRLRQVLSNLLGNAIKFTDAGFVAIHAHWRDEVLSISIRDSGIGISQQDIDKIFDSFGQGGNHTYNAQGGTGLGLAISRQLATALGGSLTVESQLSEGSVFKLQLRAIQVEGQLPKALGMPQDEDISSPDRSLNRRVLLAEDFDVNQMLVQAMAEQAGIDLVVAENGQVALAKVQQAEAEGRPFALILMDLQMPVMDGHDATIRLRSKGYDAAELPIIAMTANAFADDISECKKIGMQDHLAKPVNFDQFQTMLEKWLPSDHRHAA